From Hoeflea sp. 108:
TGGCAATCTACCTTCTCGCACTGCTCATCGGGTTGGTTGCCGGCCTCAGGGCCATGACCGCCCCGGCGGCTGTCGCCTGGGGCGCCTGGCTCGGCTGGCTGCCGGTCGCCGGTACCTGGGCAAGCTTCATGGGCCACTGGATCACGGTTGCGATTTTCACGCTTCTGGCGCTGGTCGAACTGGTGACCGACCAGTTGCCCTCGACGCCCAGCCGCAAGGTGCCGCAGCAATTCGGCGCGCGTATCGTCATGGGCGCGCTTGCCGGCGCCGTCATCGGCACGGTGGGAGGGGCTGCGATCGGCGGACTGGCCGCCGGCATCATCGGCGCCATTTTGGGTACGCTCGGCGGCGCGGCTGTGCGGGCGAGCCTCGCAAAATCCTTCGGCAAGGACCTGCCGGCGGCGCTGATCGAGGATGCCGTGGCGATACTCGCCGCACTGCTGATCGTAAGCATGGCAGCATGAGCCCCGCCCAGAAATTCGACGCCATCATCATCGGCTGCGGCCAGGCCGGGCCGCCGCTGGCCGGACGTCTGGCGGCAGCGGGGCAGACGGTGGCGCTGATCGAGCGCAAGCTTGTCGGCGGCACCTGCGTCAACACGGGCTGCAAGCCGACCAAGACCATGGTGGCGAGCGCCTATGCCGCCCATCTCGCCCGATCAGGCGCCGACTATGGCGTTTCGACCGGCCCCGTCTCGGTCGACATGAAGGCGGTGAAGGCACGCAAGGACAAGGTGACGGTCGATTCCCGCGCCAGCCTGGAAGGCTGGATCGCCGGCATGAAGGGCTGCACGCTCTATCGCGGTCATGCCCGTTTCGAGGGACCGCATGAGGTGCGCGTCGGCGACCACCTGCTCCATGGCGAGCGCATCTTCATCAATGTCGGCGGCCGCGCCAACATCCCCGATATGCCTGGTATCGACGACGTCACCTACCTGACCAACACCTCGATGATGGAGGTCGAC
This genomic window contains:
- a CDS encoding membrane protein, with the protein product MAIYLLALLIGLVAGLRAMTAPAAVAWGAWLGWLPVAGTWASFMGHWITVAIFTLLALVELVTDQLPSTPSRKVPQQFGARIVMGALAGAVIGTVGGAAIGGLAAGIIGAILGTLGGAAVRASLAKSFGKDLPAALIEDAVAILAALLIVSMAA